Proteins encoded in a region of the Novibacillus thermophilus genome:
- a CDS encoding carbohydrate ABC transporter permease, with protein sequence MLIGFFVFFPLYWMFNTALKTPEEVFLPTLFPNNPTLSNFTSALTDGLLLNYLKNSLFVAILSSFFATMVSAYAGYSFSKFRYRGRKTFMVSILISQVFPHAVLLLSIYVMMQAFGLLDNYLSLILSFIVFVLPVGTLTMKAYFDQLPDALIESAKIDGANQCRIIHKIIFPISIPGMISTAIYGFVWSWNDLLYSLTLITSPEKRTLAPGLILNYMGEFQQNWGEMMAASIIVSLPVTVMFILLQRFFIQGLTSGAVKG encoded by the coding sequence GTGCTCATAGGTTTTTTTGTTTTTTTCCCTTTGTACTGGATGTTTAATACAGCTTTGAAAACACCTGAAGAAGTATTTTTACCCACACTTTTTCCCAATAACCCTACTCTCTCCAACTTTACAAGTGCCTTAACGGATGGCTTGTTGCTCAATTATTTAAAGAATAGTTTATTTGTCGCGATACTGAGCAGTTTTTTTGCGACGATGGTTTCGGCTTATGCCGGTTACAGTTTTTCCAAGTTTCGCTATAGAGGCAGGAAGACCTTTATGGTTTCGATATTAATTTCCCAAGTGTTTCCCCATGCCGTTCTCTTATTGTCCATTTATGTCATGATGCAAGCATTCGGTTTACTCGACAATTATTTGTCGCTCATACTGTCGTTTATCGTATTCGTATTACCCGTCGGCACATTAACCATGAAAGCTTACTTCGACCAACTGCCTGACGCCCTTATTGAATCAGCCAAAATCGACGGGGCGAATCAATGTAGGATCATCCACAAAATCATTTTCCCCATCTCTATACCGGGGATGATTTCGACGGCTATTTACGGATTCGTATGGAGCTGGAACGATCTGCTTTATTCGCTTACGCTCATTACTTCCCCTGAAAAAAGAACACTCGCTCCGGGGTTAATCCTCAATTATATGGGAGAATTCCAGCAAAACTGGGGGGAAATGATGGCTGCTTCCATTATTGTTTCTCTGCCGGTAACGGTGATGTTTATCCTATTACAACGGTTTTTCATTCAAGGCCTCACGTCAGGAGCTGTTAAAGGGTAG
- a CDS encoding DUF488 family protein — protein MTALNRSLSGKLFIYHVDKDPPDRDINLLIKVTNRQIPGWINVPGLSPSEELLKQLEKWQWDSKWPRMWPKYKKLYKHELIKIPLKNLHLRHLLKRLNQGFDVAVACDCGDEQHCHKQIIGEWINQQGIPVVQGKEIRKERKKISPSNIEQLTLLEVEH, from the coding sequence ATGACAGCTCTTAATCGTTCATTGTCGGGAAAATTGTTTATCTATCATGTCGACAAAGACCCGCCTGATCGGGACATCAATCTGCTCATTAAGGTGACGAACCGACAAATTCCTGGGTGGATTAATGTTCCAGGACTTTCACCAAGTGAAGAATTACTTAAACAACTTGAGAAGTGGCAGTGGGATTCAAAATGGCCAAGGATGTGGCCTAAATATAAGAAGCTGTATAAGCATGAACTCATCAAAATACCGTTAAAGAACCTACACTTAAGGCATTTGCTTAAACGGCTAAACCAAGGTTTTGATGTTGCGGTTGCTTGCGATTGCGGCGATGAACAACACTGCCACAAACAAATCATTGGGGAATGGATCAATCAACAGGGTATCCCGGTTGTACAAGGAAAGGAGATACGCAAGGAGAGAAAAAAGATATCCCCTTCAAACATAGAACAACTAACGCTGTTGGAGGTAGAACATTAG
- a CDS encoding IS256 family transposase, which translates to MAQYQITVDQELLQQLFLGHSKDAGVAKLLESVLNQILQAQVTEQLAAERYERTDSRQGYRNGSYPHQLTTRVGTITLRVPRIRNGQFSTELFARYQRSEQALVLALMEMVVNGVSTRKVTQITEELCGTHFSKSTVSDLCKRLDPIVEAWNYRPLSDRRFPFVLVDALYLKVREDGRVRSRGVMIGIGVNTDGYREVLGIMTGDTESEASWSEFFSWLKQRGLGGVDLITSDDHGGLVRAIRHHFQGVTWQRCQTHLMRNILDATPKALRDEVHRHVRGILDAADIETARMLLNETLKVFEEKAPKAMRILENGFDDATAVLAFPEKYRKRLRTTNSVERLNEEIRRRERVIRIFPNRQSVIRLLGALLMEQDEKWASGRKYLDMEDYFTWRKSHSAKTHSKVTRIM; encoded by the coding sequence ATGGCTCAATACCAGATTACCGTAGATCAAGAACTTTTGCAGCAACTTTTTTTAGGACATTCAAAAGACGCTGGTGTAGCGAAATTACTGGAATCGGTATTAAACCAAATTCTCCAAGCGCAGGTGACCGAACAGCTGGCAGCTGAACGCTATGAACGCACGGATTCCCGTCAAGGCTATCGCAATGGATCCTATCCTCATCAATTAACCACTCGGGTGGGGACCATTACGTTACGTGTTCCACGGATTCGAAACGGTCAGTTCTCCACTGAACTGTTTGCCCGTTACCAACGGAGCGAGCAAGCTTTGGTGTTGGCTTTGATGGAAATGGTCGTGAATGGGGTTTCCACACGTAAAGTGACTCAGATTACCGAAGAGCTTTGCGGCACTCATTTTTCCAAGTCCACCGTTTCAGACCTGTGCAAAAGGCTTGATCCTATTGTGGAGGCTTGGAATTATCGTCCGCTTTCAGACCGCCGGTTCCCGTTTGTGCTGGTGGATGCCTTGTACCTCAAAGTCCGTGAGGATGGCCGGGTACGGTCCAGAGGAGTGATGATAGGAATCGGTGTCAACACAGACGGTTACCGGGAAGTCTTGGGGATCATGACCGGTGACACGGAATCGGAAGCCAGCTGGAGCGAATTTTTCAGTTGGTTAAAACAACGTGGTCTTGGTGGTGTCGATTTGATCACCTCTGATGACCATGGCGGTTTAGTCCGTGCCATTCGTCACCATTTCCAAGGGGTCACCTGGCAACGCTGTCAAACCCATTTGATGCGTAATATTCTGGATGCCACACCAAAAGCGCTGAGAGACGAAGTTCATCGCCATGTCCGTGGCATCCTGGATGCAGCGGATATCGAAACAGCCAGAATGCTTTTGAACGAAACGCTGAAAGTCTTTGAAGAGAAAGCGCCTAAAGCCATGCGTATTTTGGAAAACGGGTTTGATGATGCCACCGCCGTTTTGGCTTTCCCTGAGAAGTACCGTAAGCGACTGCGTACCACCAACAGCGTCGAGCGGTTGAACGAAGAAATCCGCAGACGGGAACGTGTGATTCGCATTTTTCCCAACCGCCAATCGGTGATTCGTCTGTTGGGGGCCTTACTCATGGAACAGGATGAGAAGTGGGCCAGTGGTCGGAAATACCTCGATATGGAAGATTACTTCACCTGGCGCAAAAGCCATTCAGCAAAAACACATAGTAAGGTGACACGCATCATGTAG
- a CDS encoding ABC transporter substrate-binding protein, translating into MKVRKRLLLGVLITSLLVLSVACSNESESETANKSKDGKMVWVGWSGEEETFKPIIQNMIQDWNKDNPDHNVEWVGWPWAEALQQMIIRTQGGENIDVGQIDIAWLQTLADTGKLVDLNTVFDEQWLKENIQESYLESGQIDGKQVGIPWTLASIGMVNNPSLLEKAGVTETPKTIEEFEKALKKLKESNPDVIPYALTTKDAGSVSGDFQAWLWTFGGEVFDEEGNVTINSPEGVQTLEWLKSLKDQGYIKMDMSRFDARELFAQNKVGFYDDAVLAKSILKSSGVSDDELNERIQPMLRPVLNEEDQPQSKLWGHMLVIFDNANNKEKAAEFIKHLISKEQSVRYFEEGGLLPVINSALESEAVQQDEFSKNWAEITKAGRPSNVQKFNQSSEIDTIITEEIQAALLDGKTAQEALDNAASRIESTLN; encoded by the coding sequence TTGAAAGTCAGAAAGAGGTTATTGTTGGGTGTACTTATCACGTCGTTGCTTGTCTTGTCAGTCGCTTGCTCCAATGAAAGTGAAAGCGAAACGGCAAATAAAAGTAAAGACGGCAAGATGGTCTGGGTTGGCTGGAGTGGAGAAGAAGAAACTTTTAAGCCGATCATTCAGAACATGATCCAGGATTGGAATAAGGATAATCCGGATCATAATGTGGAATGGGTTGGATGGCCGTGGGCTGAAGCTTTGCAGCAAATGATTATTAGAACCCAAGGCGGCGAAAATATTGATGTCGGACAAATCGATATCGCCTGGTTACAAACCTTGGCCGATACGGGAAAGCTCGTCGATCTGAATACAGTCTTTGATGAGCAGTGGTTGAAGGAAAACATTCAAGAATCTTATCTCGAATCGGGACAAATTGACGGAAAACAGGTAGGTATTCCTTGGACACTGGCATCGATCGGCATGGTTAACAATCCCTCACTGTTGGAAAAAGCGGGTGTTACCGAGACTCCCAAAACAATCGAAGAATTTGAGAAAGCGTTAAAAAAATTAAAAGAATCGAATCCTGACGTTATCCCGTATGCTTTGACAACCAAAGACGCCGGCAGCGTGTCGGGCGATTTTCAGGCCTGGCTCTGGACATTCGGCGGTGAAGTCTTTGATGAGGAGGGCAATGTCACCATTAACAGTCCGGAAGGCGTTCAAACACTTGAATGGTTAAAGAGCCTTAAGGACCAAGGTTACATCAAGATGGACATGAGCCGTTTTGATGCCCGCGAACTGTTTGCTCAAAATAAAGTCGGGTTTTATGATGACGCCGTTCTGGCAAAAAGTATTTTAAAATCAAGTGGCGTGTCTGATGATGAATTGAATGAACGCATTCAGCCAATGCTTCGACCTGTTCTAAATGAAGAGGACCAACCACAATCCAAGTTATGGGGCCATATGCTCGTCATCTTCGACAATGCCAACAACAAGGAAAAAGCGGCTGAATTTATTAAACATCTGATTAGTAAAGAACAGTCGGTACGCTACTTTGAAGAAGGCGGATTGCTGCCGGTGATTAATTCAGCGCTCGAGAGTGAAGCCGTACAACAAGATGAGTTCTCGAAGAATTGGGCCGAAATTACAAAGGCTGGACGACCCAGCAATGTACAAAAGTTTAACCAAAGCAGTGAGATCGACACCATTATTACCGAGGAAATTCAAGCTGCTTTACTCGACGGAAAAACCGCCCAAGAAGCTTTAGATAACGCCGCTTCTCGCATCGAATCTACCCTAAATTAA
- a CDS encoding S1 RNA-binding domain-containing protein, with protein sequence MLNYDRENDVFTASRKAALEFMAALTWSRLEEGQVVLAVVRKVSMKEMRVDIGGIGVKIPVQEVDHGWLDDLRERYAIGDHLKVKVMEVDKENGHVTLSAKALKPSPFPDCAKRYTPGSEYAGTVTGVVEYGVFVNLEPGVDVSTPHLKFEKLRKGERVLVRIRDVNVDKEKIYGKIVRKL encoded by the coding sequence GTGTTAAACTATGACCGGGAGAACGACGTGTTTACAGCTTCGCGCAAGGCGGCATTGGAGTTTATGGCCGCGCTTACCTGGAGCCGCCTGGAAGAAGGGCAAGTGGTGTTAGCCGTCGTGAGGAAAGTGTCCATGAAAGAAATGCGCGTGGACATTGGGGGGATCGGTGTCAAAATTCCGGTTCAGGAAGTAGATCACGGGTGGCTTGATGATTTGCGCGAACGGTATGCGATAGGGGATCACCTGAAAGTGAAAGTGATGGAAGTAGACAAAGAAAACGGACACGTGACCTTGAGTGCCAAAGCGTTGAAACCCTCTCCCTTTCCGGACTGTGCTAAACGGTATACCCCCGGTTCGGAGTATGCCGGAACTGTAACCGGAGTGGTGGAGTACGGTGTGTTTGTCAACCTGGAGCCGGGAGTAGACGTATCGACGCCCCACTTGAAATTTGAGAAACTTCGCAAAGGAGAGCGGGTGCTGGTGCGTATTCGGGACGTGAACGTGGATAAAGAGAAAATATATGGGAAAATCGTTCGGAAGTTGTAA
- a CDS encoding ParM/StbA family protein, with the protein MKKIAIDPGYGYVKGIDEFKNAVCFPSLVAPAHDRSMEEVLSGVSNGNSLKEIEIEYEDAEGVYRLFVGDLARESRNATYSFDRNKVNHLNTRVLIATTAAILSSEGDRLWVGVGLPFEYFKAQGEEMKRLLMDFNARVRFKGNGYDRKITFDRVSIYAQGATSIYDALLYPNGAFRYPELMRNGSLVAMVNWGTRTADVVVFKSGRDGFRLQSELSFTLDDVGAMEIRRMVQRAFHSKVGAPISVMEAEDIINDDGIVFYDGVEYDFSNTIEDSKRHITRKVLDSLQNRWGNKISFIRKIFFAGGTTADVGHLLRQHPLSKQIHIVEDPQLSEARGMLQLMEIQQRQDEPRMEQETQDRLSYSG; encoded by the coding sequence ATGAAAAAGATAGCAATTGATCCCGGTTATGGTTATGTGAAAGGAATTGATGAGTTTAAAAACGCTGTTTGTTTTCCTTCCCTTGTAGCACCGGCACATGACCGTTCCATGGAAGAGGTACTGAGTGGCGTATCGAATGGGAATTCACTCAAAGAAATAGAAATTGAATATGAAGATGCGGAGGGAGTCTATAGGCTCTTTGTAGGCGACTTGGCAAGGGAAAGCCGAAACGCCACCTATTCTTTTGATCGGAATAAAGTGAATCATCTCAATACGAGAGTACTCATCGCGACAACAGCCGCTATTTTGTCTTCTGAGGGCGATCGGTTGTGGGTAGGGGTTGGACTACCCTTTGAGTATTTTAAAGCTCAGGGAGAGGAAATGAAGCGTCTCCTAATGGATTTTAATGCGAGGGTGAGGTTTAAGGGCAACGGTTACGACAGAAAAATTACGTTTGATCGTGTGTCGATTTATGCACAAGGTGCAACGAGCATTTACGACGCTCTCCTTTATCCAAACGGGGCTTTTCGATACCCTGAGTTGATGCGAAACGGAAGTCTGGTTGCCATGGTTAATTGGGGAACCCGAACGGCAGATGTTGTCGTATTTAAAAGCGGTCGTGACGGTTTTCGCCTTCAATCCGAGTTGTCATTTACACTTGATGATGTAGGCGCAATGGAAATTCGGCGAATGGTTCAGCGTGCTTTTCACAGCAAAGTAGGAGCACCAATATCTGTCATGGAAGCAGAGGACATTATAAATGATGACGGGATTGTTTTTTACGACGGAGTCGAGTACGACTTTTCCAACACAATAGAAGACAGCAAACGGCATATCACCCGTAAAGTATTAGACAGCCTACAAAACAGGTGGGGCAACAAAATAAGTTTTATTCGCAAAATCTTTTTTGCGGGCGGAACAACGGCGGATGTTGGGCACCTTTTGAGACAGCATCCGCTATCCAAACAAATTCATATTGTAGAAGATCCACAGTTGTCTGAGGCACGCGGTATGCTGCAACTTATGGAGATACAGCAACGACAAGATGAACCTAGAATGGAACAGGAAACACAAGACAGACTTTCGTATAGTGGGTAA
- a CDS encoding carbohydrate ABC transporter permease, with translation MNQKKPLRLTESQTGFLLVLPALAVFCFIILYPFLNSFVMSLTNQNLLHAESQLIGLTNFKKVLADPNFLDVVLNTVIFVIGGTLLPFLLGLIWALVLNQGFKGSEVLRGITLVDWIIPSTAIGFLWMWIFHGEYGLFNALLQKVGLIDANVNWLGNTDTAMLVVIIAKTWQTLPWFMAFLLGGLQGVQHDQVEAAKIDGAGNWQVLWNVILPSIKPIISLVLILGTIGSLQHFDLLWVMTEGGPARATTTFSVEVYRTAFQEWNLGVAAAIGMIWVFLLFVFSIFYFKKQKEETV, from the coding sequence ATGAACCAAAAGAAGCCATTAAGACTAACAGAAAGCCAAACAGGCTTTCTGTTAGTCTTACCAGCACTAGCCGTATTTTGTTTTATTATATTGTACCCTTTTTTAAATTCATTCGTCATGAGTTTGACAAACCAAAATTTGCTCCATGCCGAAAGCCAATTGATTGGTCTAACGAATTTTAAAAAAGTTCTCGCCGACCCTAACTTTCTGGATGTAGTGCTCAATACCGTTATTTTTGTTATAGGGGGAACATTACTGCCCTTTTTGTTAGGTCTTATATGGGCTTTAGTATTGAATCAAGGGTTCAAAGGTTCGGAAGTTCTTCGTGGCATTACGCTTGTGGACTGGATTATTCCCAGCACCGCGATTGGATTCTTGTGGATGTGGATTTTTCACGGTGAGTATGGTTTGTTTAACGCACTTTTACAAAAAGTCGGTCTAATCGATGCAAACGTTAACTGGCTGGGAAATACAGATACCGCCATGCTCGTGGTGATTATAGCAAAAACGTGGCAAACCTTACCGTGGTTTATGGCCTTCCTCTTAGGAGGACTCCAAGGTGTCCAGCATGATCAAGTCGAAGCTGCAAAAATCGACGGGGCCGGAAACTGGCAAGTGCTGTGGAATGTGATTCTGCCCAGCATAAAACCGATCATCTCGCTTGTATTAATCTTGGGCACTATAGGGAGTTTACAACATTTTGACCTGCTCTGGGTCATGACTGAAGGCGGACCGGCGAGGGCCACAACAACGTTCTCGGTTGAAGTTTACCGCACCGCTTTCCAAGAATGGAATCTGGGAGTAGCGGCTGCAATCGGCATGATCTGGGTCTTTCTTTTATTCGTTTTTTCAATTTTCTATTTCAAGAAACAAAAAGAAGAAACCGTTTAA
- a CDS encoding replication-relaxation family protein: protein MGERKTIKRVVETDEGILYDLYRFRIMTREQIERLYFRGSKAYTYRKMYILRNSGYIQSKIIMRAKKKGRERTAIYTITDKGIRLLRERGLIDEDIEAKDLRIERQNMEGYLDFNDLYVALKREGYTFLDSRALKKKYQMERGDLCKGAVVTEDGREYLVYIVRAGAKDQTLRRIMKEMNRSYRQMGKRHNLVLFRGLESFDAFRTMYLASDRVFDTVCALPYTYALNVLKRFKTDQEFVKTITKYGEVEPNRERMPEEYKRHFIFHNGEKKYAVNLLMNDLTLMDRMRRDRLDRKAVLFVYEAFADRVREYLTGVQKVEIIEITDQELRLC, encoded by the coding sequence ATGGGAGAGCGGAAGACCATTAAGCGAGTGGTAGAAACGGATGAGGGAATATTGTATGACTTGTACCGGTTCCGGATCATGACCAGGGAGCAGATAGAACGGCTGTATTTTCGAGGAAGTAAGGCATATACGTACCGTAAAATGTACATTCTGCGAAACAGCGGGTACATTCAATCAAAAATCATCATGCGAGCCAAAAAGAAAGGGAGAGAACGGACCGCCATATACACCATCACCGACAAAGGAATCCGGTTATTACGGGAAAGGGGATTGATAGACGAGGACATTGAAGCAAAGGATTTAAGAATAGAGAGGCAGAACATGGAAGGGTATCTGGATTTTAATGACCTGTATGTGGCGTTAAAAAGAGAAGGCTACACCTTTTTGGATTCGCGGGCGTTAAAGAAGAAGTACCAGATGGAGCGGGGCGATTTGTGCAAAGGAGCCGTGGTGACAGAAGACGGACGAGAGTACCTGGTCTACATCGTCCGGGCCGGAGCAAAAGATCAGACCTTGCGCCGCATAATGAAAGAGATGAACAGAAGTTACCGGCAGATGGGAAAACGGCACAATCTTGTATTATTCAGGGGGTTGGAATCGTTTGACGCGTTTCGGACTATGTATCTCGCCAGCGACCGTGTTTTCGACACCGTGTGTGCCCTGCCGTACACCTATGCACTGAACGTACTCAAGCGATTTAAAACAGATCAAGAATTTGTGAAAACAATCACAAAATACGGGGAGGTTGAACCCAATCGAGAGCGTATGCCGGAGGAATACAAAAGACATTTTATTTTCCACAACGGGGAAAAGAAGTATGCGGTCAATTTGCTCATGAACGACCTGACGCTGATGGACCGGATGCGGCGGGACCGTCTTGACCGGAAAGCTGTGCTGTTTGTTTATGAAGCCTTTGCAGACCGAGTCAGAGAGTATTTGACAGGTGTTCAGAAAGTTGAAATCATCGAAATCACGGATCAGGAGTTGAGGCTATGCTGA
- a CDS encoding type II secretion system F family protein: MLWFIGAVLLTALFALYIQPKDTDTHKHLYRWLRNKVQVKESVRDELEWEFERLGMDDTPEDVKARQWLLAGAAFILFALLALVFWQPIWLLLGVGVSGFFYAFPMLYVNKAIREKEEGVFAELPDFIDLIILLMRAGLIPYEAIKQAVSQTKFKALQPDLERLSVDLDTMDTEQALERFACYVGIVEARQFVRAIWQAAATDRQHADEIFQNQSEVMRQLRQQRMRKIIKEKPLKVRFVSMGIFALILAIPLGVFAINFIQIFSSF; the protein is encoded by the coding sequence ATGCTTTGGTTTATAGGGGCGGTACTTTTGACCGCCTTGTTTGCTTTGTACATTCAACCAAAGGATACAGATACCCATAAACATCTGTACCGCTGGTTAAGAAACAAAGTACAGGTAAAAGAGAGCGTTCGGGATGAACTAGAATGGGAGTTTGAACGATTGGGAATGGATGACACACCGGAAGATGTCAAGGCCAGACAATGGCTTCTGGCTGGCGCGGCATTTATACTATTTGCCCTGCTCGCTCTTGTGTTTTGGCAGCCGATCTGGCTTCTGCTGGGTGTCGGGGTGAGCGGCTTCTTTTATGCCTTTCCGATGCTTTATGTCAATAAAGCTATTAGAGAAAAAGAGGAAGGTGTATTCGCGGAACTTCCCGATTTTATTGACTTAATTATCTTGCTTATGCGGGCGGGGCTCATTCCGTATGAAGCGATCAAGCAAGCAGTAAGCCAAACAAAATTTAAAGCTTTACAGCCTGATCTGGAAAGATTGTCTGTTGATTTAGACACAATGGACACTGAGCAAGCGTTAGAACGTTTTGCCTGTTATGTCGGCATTGTTGAAGCGCGACAGTTCGTCCGTGCGATTTGGCAGGCGGCGGCAACAGATCGTCAGCATGCTGATGAAATTTTTCAAAACCAATCCGAAGTGATGCGCCAGTTACGGCAACAAAGGATGCGAAAGATTATTAAAGAAAAACCGCTGAAAGTACGGTTTGTGTCCATGGGAATTTTCGCTTTGATACTGGCGATTCCGTTAGGGGTGTTTGCTATCAACTTCATTCAAATATTCAGTTCATTTTAA
- a CDS encoding type IV secretory system conjugative DNA transfer family protein, with translation MDNKIIWGGDDPYTHMLVVGPTRTGKTATILKPIIYNLLVQKARGKPLGLSVIEPKGGVAFMVREMCEEMGLDFVHIDPSQKRGYAVDTGYDPSYESHRFNPMIGDEDTVAEATVAVLKSLFGKQEAFFATVQEVSARNVTKLLKRLHGDRIDLGDVVNTLRDLKLLEYKVNELIHRQGEDDLTKFFKTELLGAMKDKYRQFVIGLRAQLENLTANSRLRTIMTGQSSFDMDRHFEKGGILAVNTALGELGTSGDAFGQYIIMHLQAGTFRRGGTEKTRVPHFLIVDEYSRYINPDIERFLNIAAEYRVAGIFACQSLSQLEVETGKMSGKAVKRAIINGCRNKICFGGISAEDAKEFAEEFGKKQIIVRQATYDTKIIGANLFPSHYRDTEQEEYRFFYTQLMDGLPRFHFVYKLVQNGTPQPPKIGRGRFVPRDWKKQREWETTTRQPKGLMRFFARKQSSELKKETVPKLIRHEIEIIPPKRENKTRYIHHEDPHPIFFDETVNHFRHDQGEEKQPEQGGAHTDREVREPSQDDPETKEVSKESQKQDVKKHDSTKQRKIRQELF, from the coding sequence GTGGACAACAAGATCATCTGGGGCGGTGACGATCCCTATACGCACATGCTCGTCGTCGGTCCAACTCGTACCGGGAAAACGGCCACTATATTAAAACCGATTATTTACAACCTCTTGGTACAGAAAGCGAGGGGGAAACCGCTTGGGCTGTCGGTTATCGAACCGAAAGGGGGCGTCGCCTTTATGGTGCGGGAAATGTGTGAGGAAATGGGATTGGATTTTGTGCATATTGACCCGTCCCAAAAGCGGGGATATGCCGTGGATACTGGTTATGACCCGTCATACGAGAGCCACCGGTTTAACCCGATGATTGGCGATGAGGATACCGTTGCTGAGGCCACCGTGGCCGTATTAAAGAGCCTTTTTGGCAAGCAGGAAGCCTTTTTTGCTACCGTTCAGGAAGTCTCTGCTCGGAATGTGACCAAGCTGTTGAAACGGCTTCATGGGGACCGAATTGATTTAGGTGATGTAGTCAATACCTTACGTGACCTGAAACTTCTGGAATACAAGGTGAATGAACTGATCCATCGGCAGGGCGAGGATGATCTGACCAAATTTTTCAAGACGGAACTGTTGGGGGCCATGAAAGACAAATACCGCCAGTTTGTAATCGGTCTCAGGGCACAGTTAGAGAACCTGACAGCGAACAGTCGTTTGCGAACTATCATGACCGGACAGTCCAGCTTTGACATGGACCGGCATTTTGAAAAAGGCGGTATTTTGGCGGTGAACACCGCCTTGGGGGAACTGGGGACAAGTGGGGATGCGTTTGGCCAGTACATCATCATGCACCTACAGGCAGGGACGTTCAGACGGGGCGGAACCGAAAAGACCCGTGTTCCCCATTTTCTGATCGTGGACGAGTATTCCCGGTATATTAACCCGGATATTGAGCGGTTTTTGAACATTGCCGCCGAATACCGGGTGGCCGGCATTTTTGCTTGTCAATCGTTGAGCCAACTGGAAGTGGAGACGGGCAAAATGAGTGGCAAGGCGGTGAAACGCGCGATTATAAACGGTTGCCGCAACAAAATCTGTTTTGGCGGTATATCGGCAGAAGACGCCAAGGAGTTCGCGGAAGAGTTTGGGAAGAAGCAGATTATCGTCCGACAGGCCACCTATGACACGAAGATCATCGGGGCGAACCTTTTTCCGTCTCACTACCGGGACACCGAGCAGGAGGAATATCGCTTCTTCTACACCCAGTTGATGGACGGGCTTCCCCGGTTCCACTTTGTGTACAAGCTGGTTCAGAACGGAACACCCCAACCGCCCAAGATCGGCCGGGGCCGTTTCGTCCCCCGTGACTGGAAAAAACAGCGGGAATGGGAGACGACCACCCGCCAGCCCAAAGGACTCATGCGCTTCTTTGCAAGAAAGCAATCGTCGGAACTGAAGAAGGAAACGGTCCCTAAACTGATCAGACATGAAATCGAGATCATCCCGCCGAAGCGGGAAAATAAAACCCGTTATATTCACCACGAAGACCCACATCCCATTTTCTTTGATGAAACGGTCAATCATTTCCGCCATGACCAAGGGGAAGAGAAACAACCTGAACAAGGCGGTGCCCATACTGACAGGGAAGTACGTGAGCCTTCACAAGATGATCCGGAGACAAAAGAGGTTTCAAAAGAGAGTCAAAAACAAGACGTGAAAAAGCATGACAGCACAAAACAACGAAAAATTCGGCAGGAACTTTTTTAA